A genomic stretch from Desulfolutivibrio sulfodismutans DSM 3696 includes:
- a CDS encoding tetratricopeptide repeat protein — MMRPVITRFFAGSLRLLLLAALLAAPTRPVWAATYSFTTKSDMDTLSVGFPPQVGYPTVTRTGVKEISLIFPPGAEGVAAPPATLDFSQSRFIEGVRPIPGGLAVLLRSNAVGFVGWPAGEGGLKLQIYRDPQGAKWTPPGPAPGQKTPAASDPAPGPPPQAAPAGDKNPAPKGMPPGEKRPVDLPPLTQPEPAVPVAGPAPKPSAGPVPPPQAERGGAVSAPVAPPAAPPVAADPSREPFFSVPHSLRAGVERAGPTEAAVLRPEGSIPPPSPSSPPSRKDASADAKQPATGQPTTPPPAVPAAPTAPPLAAPPQTPSGDTSGRTSGLPPLPPGLESREGELKARVTPPSPPIAAAPVAPVFSGPQAVRSKVSRDAPPPGTPGEPLPPPTVPAAAPEPAAPSPSAPVPEQAAPAAPVGSPASGEPGQPATEPATEPTEEEPPLEQAQAESENDGMLMAAQAKRLVGENEEALAMLTVLKERNTLTPEQREETLYARAETLYDINKKDPLAHFDAIQGAFQEALNYNAKSSHIPGALLVLGMLNLKAGNIPEATAYFSILRKRYPNDENIPLIHFYWGEHYFEKGDYQKAAKEYQELIQRYPESRYVREASMGMAKSLVRLGQYKEAWQIADYIEKRWPRYYTEFPPLLRINGEITYRLGDFKKSKDYYLTSYNIDPNSEGSDLVLARLGDIASHLGKAREATEFYELDVSRFPDKEGGLISKMRLAERGVYDDPSISDMFSAFDKPVQGGPEAIYSQIVRDHPQSPLAPLAQLKLAMWQLYKDRHLQALESATTFEKMFPNNPLSQRAGEVAATAFDRMVEPMLRNQQYVQIAELWREHPLLEKHRSIISDKGQLAAALSFLRTGNPGESLRLALPFVQPTQTEPGVNALLLALHIYQEGSAWREILSLLDKVRDWKFTMDQRQRLEYSAAQALEHLGDTARSRPLWARLAADFSLPAPRRAIAMYYQAKEAKAKNDPEKTLVFAQEAMALLRENNLDQDKIVDCLNMLVDAAKSLGQYPQALDYAEQYGKTLPENGPDFAANRFRMAAIYREMGETDKWRSTLEQMRDAMPNTLYGRMAASELSARALEDRADALTRSN; from the coding sequence ATGATGCGCCCCGTGATCACACGCTTTTTCGCCGGCTCCCTCCGGCTTCTGCTCCTTGCGGCCCTTCTGGCCGCGCCAACCCGGCCTGTCTGGGCCGCCACCTATTCCTTCACCACCAAGTCGGACATGGACACCCTGTCGGTGGGCTTTCCTCCCCAGGTTGGCTATCCCACCGTGACCCGCACCGGGGTCAAGGAGATCAGCCTGATCTTTCCGCCCGGGGCCGAAGGGGTGGCCGCCCCTCCCGCGACCCTGGATTTCAGCCAGTCCCGGTTCATCGAAGGCGTGCGGCCCATCCCCGGCGGGTTGGCCGTGCTGCTGCGTTCCAATGCCGTGGGGTTTGTCGGCTGGCCGGCAGGCGAGGGGGGGCTCAAGCTCCAAATTTACCGTGATCCGCAAGGGGCCAAATGGACTCCGCCGGGCCCGGCCCCGGGCCAGAAGACCCCGGCCGCCTCCGATCCGGCGCCCGGCCCGCCGCCCCAGGCCGCCCCGGCCGGAGACAAAAATCCCGCGCCCAAGGGGATGCCGCCGGGGGAGAAACGCCCCGTGGACCTGCCGCCCCTGACCCAGCCCGAACCGGCCGTCCCGGTGGCCGGCCCTGCTCCCAAACCGTCGGCCGGGCCGGTCCCGCCGCCGCAAGCGGAAAGGGGGGGAGCTGTTTCGGCCCCGGTCGCACCCCCCGCCGCACCGCCGGTCGCCGCAGACCCATCCCGGGAGCCATTTTTTTCCGTCCCCCATTCCCTGCGGGCCGGTGTCGAACGGGCCGGGCCCACCGAGGCGGCTGTGCTTCGGCCCGAAGGGTCGATCCCCCCGCCATCCCCGTCATCCCCGCCATCCCGGAAGGATGCGTCTGCGGACGCAAAACAACCCGCGACCGGCCAGCCGACCACGCCGCCCCCGGCTGTCCCCGCCGCCCCGACTGCGCCGCCGCTTGCCGCGCCACCCCAGACGCCATCCGGAGACACGTCCGGCCGCACCTCCGGGCTGCCTCCCCTGCCGCCGGGGCTGGAGAGCCGGGAGGGAGAGCTCAAGGCCCGGGTGACCCCGCCCTCGCCGCCCATTGCCGCCGCGCCGGTGGCGCCGGTTTTTTCAGGCCCCCAGGCCGTGCGTTCCAAGGTTTCCCGCGACGCGCCGCCGCCGGGAACGCCTGGGGAGCCCTTGCCGCCGCCGACCGTACCCGCCGCCGCTCCCGAACCGGCTGCACCAAGTCCGTCCGCACCAGTGCCCGAGCAGGCCGCACCGGCCGCGCCTGTCGGTTCCCCGGCCTCCGGAGAACCCGGGCAACCGGCCACGGAACCGGCCACGGAACCGACTGAGGAGGAGCCGCCCCTCGAGCAGGCCCAGGCCGAATCCGAGAACGACGGCATGCTTATGGCTGCCCAGGCCAAGCGGCTCGTCGGGGAAAACGAAGAGGCCCTGGCGATGCTTACGGTGCTCAAGGAGCGCAACACGCTGACCCCCGAACAGCGCGAGGAAACCCTCTACGCCCGGGCCGAAACCCTCTACGACATCAACAAAAAAGATCCCCTGGCCCATTTCGACGCCATCCAGGGGGCCTTTCAGGAGGCCCTGAACTACAACGCCAAATCGAGCCACATCCCCGGGGCCCTTTTGGTGCTCGGCATGCTCAACCTCAAGGCCGGAAACATCCCCGAGGCCACGGCCTATTTCAGCATCCTACGCAAGCGCTATCCCAACGACGAAAACATCCCCCTGATCCATTTCTACTGGGGCGAGCATTATTTTGAAAAGGGCGACTATCAGAAGGCGGCCAAGGAATATCAGGAACTCATCCAGCGTTATCCGGAAAGCAGATATGTACGCGAGGCGTCCATGGGCATGGCTAAGTCCCTGGTGCGTCTTGGGCAATACAAGGAGGCATGGCAGATTGCGGACTACATCGAAAAACGCTGGCCCAGATACTATACGGAATTTCCGCCACTCCTGCGTATCAATGGGGAGATCACGTATCGGCTTGGCGACTTCAAGAAGTCGAAGGACTATTATCTGACCTCCTACAACATCGATCCCAACTCCGAAGGATCGGACCTGGTCCTGGCCCGGCTTGGCGACATCGCCTCCCACCTGGGCAAGGCCAGGGAGGCCACGGAATTTTATGAGCTGGACGTGTCCCGGTTCCCGGACAAGGAGGGCGGCCTGATCTCCAAGATGCGACTGGCCGAGCGCGGCGTGTATGACGACCCGAGCATAAGCGACATGTTTTCGGCCTTCGACAAGCCCGTACAGGGCGGACCCGAGGCCATCTACTCTCAGATCGTGCGTGACCATCCCCAAAGCCCCCTGGCCCCGCTGGCCCAGCTCAAACTGGCCATGTGGCAGTTGTACAAGGATCGCCACCTCCAGGCCCTGGAGTCGGCGACGACCTTTGAGAAGATGTTTCCGAACAATCCCCTGTCGCAGCGGGCCGGAGAGGTGGCGGCCACGGCCTTTGACCGCATGGTCGAACCCATGCTGCGCAACCAGCAATATGTCCAGATTGCGGAGTTGTGGCGGGAACACCCCCTCCTGGAAAAGCACCGCTCCATCATTTCCGACAAGGGGCAACTGGCTGCGGCCCTGAGTTTTCTGCGCACCGGAAATCCCGGGGAGAGCCTGCGGCTGGCGCTGCCTTTTGTGCAGCCGACGCAGACCGAGCCCGGGGTCAATGCCCTGCTTCTGGCCCTGCACATCTATCAGGAAGGCAGTGCCTGGCGGGAGATTTTAAGCCTGCTGGACAAGGTACGCGACTGGAAGTTCACCATGGACCAGCGCCAGCGCCTGGAATACTCCGCCGCCCAGGCCTTGGAGCATCTGGGGGACACGGCCCGCAGCCGCCCCCTGTGGGCCAGGCTGGCCGCGGATTTCAGCCTGCCTGCCCCGCGCCGGGCCATCGCCATGTATTATCAGGCCAAGGAGGCCAAGGCCAAAAACGATCCGGAAAAGACCCTGGTGTTCGCCCAGGAGGCCATGGCCCTGTTGCGGGAAAACAACCTCGATCAGGACAAGATCGTGGATTGCCTGAACATGCTGGTGGACGCCGCCAAAAGCCTCGGCCAGTACCCCCAGGCCCTGGACTATGCCGAGCAGTATGGCAAGACCCTGCCCGAAAACGGCCCGGACTTCGCCGCCAACCGCTTCCGCATGGCCGCCATCTACCGCGAAATGGGCGAAACGGACAAATGGCGCTCCACCCTGGAACAGATGCGGGACGCCATGCCGAATACCCTCTACGGCCGCATGGCCGCGTCGGAGCTTTCGGCCCGGGCCTTGGAGGATCGCGCCGACGCCTTGACCAGAAGCAATTGA
- a CDS encoding sigma-54 interaction domain-containing protein yields the protein MELNLGGIVGKSPVLDEVYRILGKVAPTDSTVLVTGESGTGKELLVRALHCNSRRQGRPFVPVNCGAIPRELLESELFGHEKGAFTSAIRSRPGRFELADGGTIFLDEIGEMDLSLQVKILRVLQEKEFERVGGTKTMKADVRIVAATNRDLEEEVRTGRFREDLFYRLNVIPLHLPPLRERGEDILLLADHFLNRFCKQKQRKKLGLPARSRDLFLRYPWPGNVRELENFMERLSILCEHDEILPEDLPQKILDAAGLAAPEAPVAACAPANGFVWPTIGHLREKSLGLKEFLDQVEERLLLEALEEAGGVKNQAAEILCIKRTTLIEKLKKRNLAAD from the coding sequence ATGGAACTGAATCTGGGCGGCATCGTGGGAAAAAGCCCGGTGTTGGATGAGGTCTACCGTATTCTGGGCAAGGTGGCCCCCACGGACAGCACGGTTTTGGTCACCGGCGAGTCCGGCACGGGCAAGGAACTGTTGGTGCGGGCCCTGCATTGCAACAGCCGCCGCCAGGGCAGGCCCTTTGTCCCGGTCAACTGCGGGGCCATTCCCCGCGAACTTCTGGAATCCGAGCTTTTCGGCCACGAGAAGGGGGCCTTCACCTCGGCCATCCGCAGCCGTCCCGGCCGCTTCGAGCTGGCCGACGGCGGCACCATCTTTCTCGACGAGATCGGGGAGATGGATTTGAGCCTCCAGGTGAAAATCCTGCGTGTGCTTCAGGAAAAAGAATTCGAGCGGGTGGGCGGCACCAAGACCATGAAGGCCGATGTGCGCATCGTGGCCGCCACCAACCGCGACCTGGAAGAGGAGGTCCGGACGGGACGCTTCCGGGAAGACCTGTTTTATCGCTTAAACGTCATCCCCCTGCATCTGCCGCCGCTTCGGGAACGCGGCGAGGACATCCTGCTTCTGGCCGACCATTTTCTGAACCGGTTCTGCAAGCAGAAGCAGCGCAAGAAACTGGGCCTTCCGGCCCGTTCCCGCGACCTTTTCCTCAGGTATCCCTGGCCGGGCAACGTCCGTGAACTGGAAAACTTCATGGAGCGCCTGTCCATTTTATGCGAACACGACGAGATCCTCCCCGAGGATCTGCCGCAAAAGATTCTCGACGCCGCGGGCCTGGCCGCGCCTGAAGCCCCGGTGGCGGCCTGTGCGCCCGCAAACGGCTTCGTGTGGCCCACCATTGGGCATTTGCGGGAAAAATCGTTGGGATTGAAGGAATTTCTGGATCAGGTGGAGGAGCGCCTTTTGCTTGAAGCCCTGGAAGAGGCCGGTGGCGTCAAGAACCAGGCCGCCGAGATCCTCTGCATCAAGCGGACCACGCTCATCGAGAAGCTCAAAAAACGGAACCTGGCGGCCGACTGA
- the tgt gene encoding tRNA guanosine(34) transglycosylase Tgt, whose translation MTTPGTFTITARDGAARRASLATAHGVVQTPAFMPVGTQGTVKSLCPRDLREIGTQILLGNTYHLYLRPGDELIARLGGLHRFMAWDGPILTDSGGFQVFSLAGLRRLTPDGVEFASHIDGSRHFFSPEKVVSIQQNLGSDIMMVLDECVPYGADFDYTKKSLALTTAWAQRCREAHPPLHRGQLLFGIVQGGFYPELRAESAAQITSLGFDGHALGGVSVGEPRPEMHAIIHSSVPHLPDNKPRYLMGVGAPQDILAGVAAGIDMFDCVLATRNARNGTLFTSTGKVNVKKAAFRDDDSPLDPACSCYACRTFSRAYLRHLYIAKELLSYRLNTIHNLTFFLSLTKRIREAIETGGFASLKAEMDAIYPPDAPSGE comes from the coding sequence ATGACCACCCCAGGCACATTCACCATCACCGCCCGCGACGGCGCCGCCCGCCGCGCGTCGCTGGCCACCGCGCACGGCGTGGTGCAGACCCCGGCGTTCATGCCCGTGGGCACCCAGGGCACCGTCAAAAGCCTGTGCCCGCGCGACCTGCGCGAGATCGGCACGCAGATCCTTCTGGGCAACACCTACCATCTCTATTTGCGCCCCGGCGACGAGCTCATCGCAAGGCTTGGCGGCCTGCACCGGTTCATGGCCTGGGACGGCCCCATCCTGACCGACAGCGGCGGCTTCCAGGTCTTCAGCCTGGCGGGCCTGCGCCGCCTGACCCCGGACGGCGTGGAGTTCGCCTCGCATATCGACGGCTCCAGGCACTTTTTCAGCCCCGAGAAAGTCGTCTCCATCCAGCAGAACCTCGGATCGGACATCATGATGGTGCTCGACGAGTGCGTGCCCTACGGCGCGGACTTCGACTACACCAAAAAATCCCTGGCCCTGACCACGGCCTGGGCCCAACGCTGCCGCGAGGCGCACCCGCCCCTGCACCGTGGCCAGCTCCTTTTCGGCATCGTGCAGGGCGGATTTTATCCGGAACTGCGGGCCGAAAGCGCGGCCCAGATCACTTCCCTTGGCTTCGACGGCCACGCCCTGGGCGGGGTCAGCGTGGGCGAGCCGCGCCCGGAAATGCACGCCATCATCCATTCCTCCGTGCCCCACCTGCCCGACAACAAGCCGCGCTACCTCATGGGCGTGGGCGCGCCCCAGGACATCCTGGCCGGGGTGGCCGCCGGGATCGACATGTTCGACTGTGTGCTGGCCACCCGAAACGCCAGAAACGGGACACTTTTCACCTCCACGGGCAAGGTCAACGTCAAAAAGGCCGCCTTCCGCGACGATGACTCCCCCCTGGACCCGGCCTGCTCCTGCTACGCCTGCCGCACCTTTTCCCGGGCCTACCTGCGGCATCTCTACATCGCCAAGGAACTGCTCTCCTATCGCTTAAACACCATCCATAATCTCACCTTCTTCCTCTCGCTCACAAAGCGCATCCGCGAGGCCATCGAAACCGGCGGCTTCGCCAGCCTCAAGGCCGAAATGGACGCCATCTACCCGCCCGACGCCCCAAGCGGGGAGTAG
- a CDS encoding flagellar basal body rod protein FlgC: MINGISSNLQALSAFATSQAVTADNVANVNTDGYQSARVTLETGQGGYGVAVQDISRDQAPGPLRYEELPVETADGRTEGEWTAVEGSNVDLSTEMVHMINDENAYSANLASIRTQDELVGSILNMIA, from the coding sequence ATGATCAACGGCATTTCCTCCAATCTGCAGGCCCTTTCGGCCTTCGCTACGTCCCAGGCGGTCACGGCCGACAACGTGGCCAACGTCAATACCGACGGGTATCAGTCCGCCCGGGTAACCCTGGAGACCGGCCAGGGCGGCTATGGCGTGGCCGTGCAGGACATTTCCCGGGACCAGGCCCCCGGTCCCTTGCGCTATGAGGAACTTCCCGTGGAGACTGCCGATGGCCGCACCGAAGGGGAGTGGACGGCCGTGGAGGGCAGCAACGTGGACCTCTCCACCGAGATGGTGCATATGATCAACGACGAAAACGCCTATTCCGCCAACCTGGCCTCCATCCGCACCCAGGACGAACTGGTCGGCTCCATCCTGAACATGATTGCCTAG